A single Saccopteryx bilineata isolate mSacBil1 chromosome 7, mSacBil1_pri_phased_curated, whole genome shotgun sequence DNA region contains:
- the GDPGP1 gene encoding GDP-D-glucose phosphorylase 1, with amino-acid sequence MAVSHDLNETSYLLPSNKDDWEEHSIPDFVYGQKELKWEGVQWPKNAPSLPDMLPLSRFDSALCSAWRQRMELGLFRYCLGELQTQTLPGAVGFVAQLNVERGVQRRRPQNIRSVRQAFDPEQFNFNKIRPGEVLFHLRQEPDLPGVVQQEDILVMINVSPLEWGHVLLVPEPARGLPQRLLPGALRAGLEAVLLSAHPGFRVGFNSLGGLASVNHLHLHGYYLAHRLPVEGAPSEPLDAAGRLHLLQAGPAPGFLFYSSRPGPDLEALINRVCRATDYLTDHEIAHNLFVTRGAPPGKTSPTSALMGVRVILWARKSSFGIKEQEAFNVALCELAGHFPVKTSQDFGNLTEAAALALIQDSLLPPAQAAEVQAALVALTAREEQ; translated from the coding sequence ATGGCTGTTTCACATGATTTAAATGAAACTTCCTATTTGCTACCTTCAAACAAGGATGACTGGGAAGAGCACAGCATTCCTGACTTTGTCTATGGACAGAAGGAACTCAAGTGGGAAGGGGTTCAGTGGCCCAAGAATGCACCCAGCCTCCCAGACATGCTGCCTCTGTCTCGTTTTGACTCCGCACTCTGCTCTGCCTGGAGGCAACGGATGGAGCTGGGGCTGTTCCGCTACTGTCTGGGGGAGCTGCAGACCCAAACCCTCCCTGGGGCTGTGGGTTTTGTGGCTCAGCTGAATGTGGAGCGAGGGGTACAGAGGCGGCGCCCCCAGAACATCAGGAGTGTGAGGCAGGCATTTGACCCTGAACAGTTTAACTTCAACAAAATCCGGCCAGGAGAAGTCCTCTTCCATTTGCGCCAGGAGCCCGATCTCCCAGGTGTTGTCCAGCAAGAGGATATCCTCGTGATGATCAACGTCAGCCCCCTGGAGTGGGGCCATGTGCTGCTGGTGCCTGAGCCTGCCCGGGGCCTCCCCCAGCGCCTGCTGCCAGGTGCACTGCGGGCCGGACTGGAGGCTGTGCTGCTGAGCGCACACCCAGGCTTTCGCGTTGGCTTCAACAGCCTCGGTGGCTTGGCCTCAGTGAACCACCTCCATCTGCACGGCTATTACCTGGCCCACAGACTGCCTGTGGAAGGGGCACCAAGTGAGCCCCTCGATGCTGCAGGCCGTTTGCACCTGCTCCAGGCTGGCCCAGCTCCTGGCTTCCTCTTTTACAGCAGCAGACCAGGACCTGACCTGGAAGCCTTGATAAACAGGGTATGTCGAGCCACTGATTACCTGACTGACCATGAGATTGCGCATAATTTGTTTGTGACCCGGGGAGCCCCACCTGGAAAGACTTCACCTACCTCAGCCCTTATGGGGGTCCGGGTGATTCTCTGGGCCCGGAAGTCCAGCTTTGGGATAAAGGAACAAGAAGCGTTCAATGTTGCCCTCTGTGAGCTGGCCGGACACTTCCCTGTCAAAACGTCCCAGGACTTCGGCAATCTGACGGAGGCAGCAGCTCTGGCCCTCATTCAAGACTCTCTGCTACCCCCAGCCCAGGCAGCAGAGGTGCAGGCAGCACTGGTGGCTTTGACAGCTCGGGAGGAACAGTGA